From Phosphitispora fastidiosa:
GTGCCGCTGTCGATCACTTCGGCCATGCGCTCCTCGGACGGCGCCGGGGCGGCCTGGAAGATGAAGGGCAGGAACAGCGAAGCCTTGCACAATTCCATGAACTGCGAGGCGGCGAGGTCGCAATCCTCGATCGCAAGATCGCCGGAGGCGACATG
This genomic window contains:
- a CDS encoding TetR/AcrR family transcriptional regulator C-terminal domain-containing protein, which translates into the protein GSAIRTVMAIAERMPDVGRRYYLRVLDMTITRLSEYLRAHVASGDLAIEDCDLAASQFMELCKASLFLPFIFQAAPAPSEERMAEVIDSGT